One region of Carya illinoinensis cultivar Pawnee chromosome 8, C.illinoinensisPawnee_v1, whole genome shotgun sequence genomic DNA includes:
- the LOC122274497 gene encoding uncharacterized protein LOC122274497, giving the protein MGGSSSVESLLHQTDLPYSAQIMAVLLPPKFKVPQIDMYDRSKDPVDHLENFKAQTTFHGFQGEIACQAFPLTLKWTITGWFGTLKPKSIDNFEELAKQFLTQFMPSRRQRCPAAYVLTVKQKEDENLKTHLALFNKERLTTNEQDEKITLAALLEGVWLCSPFMEELARRTSSTLREFMDKADDFVSVEDTLQALLDPCKEDTKFEQKNKQADKKGKPSRRERAREGRSDRNLRLVHNNLSVQEEERERETRHPIKMGSRYCKYHQRGSH; this is encoded by the coding sequence ATGGGCGGGTCTTCCTCGGTGGAAAGTCTACTACACCAAACGGATCTGCCATACAGTGCACAAATTATGGCTGTGTTGCTCCCGCCAAAATTTAAAGTTCCCCAAATAGACATGTACGATAGGTCCAAGGACCCGGTAGATCATTTGGAAAACTTTAAAGCTCAAACCACGTTCCACGGTTTCCAAGGGGAAATTGCGTGCCAGGCTTTCCCTTTAACCCTAAAATGGACGATTACGGGTTGGTTTGGGACCCTCAAACCGAAGTCAATAGACAACTTTGAAGAACTAGCAAAGCAGTTCTTGACCCAGTTCATGCCTAGCAGAAGACAACGATGCCCAGCCGCCTACGTGTTAACGGTTAAGCAAAAGGAGGATGAGAATTTAAAGACCCACTTGGCCCTTTTCAACAAAGAACGCTTAACAACGAATGaacaagatgagaagatcactctGGCTGCCCTTTTAGAAGGGGTATGGCTGTGCAGTCCTTTTATGGAAGAATTGGCCCGGAGGACTTCTTCTACTCTCAGGGAGTTCATGGACAAAGCGGATGATTTTGTCAGTGTAGAAGATACTCTACAAGCTTTGTTGGACCCTTGTAAAGAAGATACCAAATTTGAGCAGAAGAACAAGCAGGCTGATAAGAAGGGTAAGCCAAGTAGACGAGAAAGAGCGAGGGAAGGGCGGTCAGATCGCAACCTCAGATTGGTACACAATAATCTGAGCGTAcaggaagaagagagagaaagggaaacCCGACATCCTATCAAAATGGGCAGTCGGTACTGCAAGTATCATCAAAGAGGCTCGCACTAG
- the LOC122274499 gene encoding uncharacterized protein LOC122274499 — protein sequence MESVLGSEEANIVKLVPVSKKGANDKQIWGYTNNGIFSIRSAYHLDMELKNRNKGESSSRNYEIGRWKALWKMEVPAVVKNFIEVETVGHAIWSCEAARDVWAENASPLKKWSCSDENLCEIWDRIIQKLPKMEVEMVAVSMRKIWLRRNKLIFEEQFTGPKSVISQAIEDLEEYREAQKVGEVNRLSVTAGGREVKWKRPGENIVKINWDAAFDQRSLKMGSRCGDKG from the exons ATGGAAAGTGTGTTGGGAAGTGAAGAAGCCAATATTGTGAAACTGGTTCCTGTAAGCAAAAAGGGTGCCAATGACAAGCAAATTTGGGGCTACACAAATAATGGGATCTTCTCAATAAGGAGTGCATATCATTTAGATATGGAActaaaaaacagaaacaaaggGGAGTCCTCTAGCAGGAATTATGAAATTGGTAGATGGAAGGCTTTATGGAAAATGGAAGTTCCTGCAGTGGTAAAGAACTTCAT AGAAGTTGAAACTGTGGGCCATGCTATATGGAGTTGTGAAGCTGCAAGGGATGTATGGGCAGAAAATGCTAGTCCTCTAAAGAAGTGGTCCTGCAGTGATGAAAACTTATGTGAAATATGGGATAGAATAATTCAGAAGTTGCCTAAAATGGAAGTTGAAATGGTAGCAGTGTCCATGCGAAAAATCTGGTTGAGAAGGAACAAACTGATTTTTGAAGAACAATTTACAGGGCCAAAGAGTGTGATTAGTCAGGCTATTGAAGACTTGGAGGAGTACAGAGAAGCTCAAAAGGTGGGAGAGGTTAATAGGCTGTCAGTTACAGCAGGTGGTAGAGAAGTGAAATGGAAGAGGCCTGGAGAAAATATAGTGAAAATCAACTGGGATGCAGCTTTTGATCAAAGATCTCTAAAGATGGGGAGCCGGTGTGGTGATAAGGGATga